The DNA window CGAATATATTATATTGTTAATTACGGAGGATTGATGAGGGTGTTGAAGAGATTCGTGGATACGCTCGCAGGCTGGAAGATGACTGTCGTGTCCGGAATATTCCTGGCCGTCAGCCTGCTGCTGTCGGTCTCGGGCATCGAGGTCTGTATCGAACCCGCGTGGATATCCGTCATCATAAGCGGCATACCTCTGCTGTATCTGTCCGTGTGGAGGATCGTCTACGACCGCGGGATCAGCAAGATCTCCTCGGCACTGCTCATAACCATCGCGATAGCGGCCGCCGTCTACATAGGAGATCTGTTCGCGGCAGGAGAGGTCGCATTCATCATGTCCATCGGTGCATTGCTCGAAGAAAGGACCGTGAACAGAGCGAAGAAAGGTCTGCGGAAGCTTATCGACCTTACCCCGGTACAGGGACGCAGGATCAGAGATGGCACGGAAGAACTCGTCCCGGCGGAAGAGATCCGCCCGGGCGACACCGTCCGTGTATTGCCGGGGGAGACCATCCCAGTGGACGGGATGATAATCAAAGGGGAGACATCCATCGACCAGTCGATCATGACCGGAGAATCGCTTCCGGTCGACAAGACGGTGGACGACGAGGTCTTCTGCGGAACCGTGAACCGTTTCGGTACCGTCGACATATCAGCCACCAAAGTCGGCGAGAACAGCTCTTTCCAGAAACTCGTCCGCATGATACGGGAGGCCGAGAACAGGCAGGCCCCAACACAGCGCATCGCAGATAAATGGGCAAGCTGGCTCGTTCCGGTCGCAGTGATTATAGCCATCGTTGCAGGTATGGCGACGAACAACATCGTCACCACCGTGACGGTACTGGTGGTATTCTGTCCGTGTGCCCTCGTCCTTGCCACACCGACCGCGATAATGGCGGCGATAGGACAGGCTACCAAGCACGGTGTCATCATCAAGTCCGGCGAGGCCCTGGAGAAGATGGGCAAGGTCGACACGATAGCCTTTGACAAGACAGGCACCCTGACATACGGCAGATCGGGGGTCAGCGATGTCATGCCCGCCTCGGCGGATACGAGCGAGCAGGAATTACTATCTATCGCGGCCTCCGCCGAATCGCGCAGCGAACACCCTCTGGGAAAAGCCATCGTCGCCCTGGCGAAGGAACGGGGCATATCGATCTCGGAACCCACGGACTTCCATATGGATGCAGGTAAAGG is part of the Candidatus Cloacimonadota bacterium genome and encodes:
- the cadA gene encoding cadmium-translocating P-type ATPase translates to MRVLKRFVDTLAGWKMTVVSGIFLAVSLLLSVSGIEVCIEPAWISVIISGIPLLYLSVWRIVYDRGISKISSALLITIAIAAAVYIGDLFAAGEVAFIMSIGALLEERTVNRAKKGLRKLIDLTPVQGRRIRDGTEELVPAEEIRPGDTVRVLPGETIPVDGMIIKGETSIDQSIMTGESLPVDKTVDDEVFCGTVNRFGTVDISATKVGENSSFQKLVRMIREAENRQAPTQRIADKWASWLVPVAVIIAIVAGMATNNIVTTVTVLVVFCPCALVLATPTAIMAAIGQATKHGVIIKSGEALEKMGKVDTIAFDKTGTLTYGRSGVSDVMPASADTSEQELLSIAASAESRSEHPLGKAIVALAKERGISISEPTDFHMDAGKGIVARVNGQRVVCGSERYLHENVISITDDIHTDLDVLRDQGKASILIAADGTCIGVIGISDTLRPDADRMISDLGKLDTEAVLLTGDNSRTADYFARKVGITNVRAELLPGEKVDSILSIRKSGRNVCMIGDGVNDAPALKTADVGVAMGDIGSDITVDAADIALVGGDLSKIPYLKWLSNTTVRTISFSIALSMGINFVAIILSVLQMLTPTTGALVHNAGSCFVVLIAALLYDRKYPGFETARPETTMTAPVIRTSG